In the genome of Streptacidiphilus rugosus AM-16, one region contains:
- a CDS encoding methyltransferase domain-containing protein, translating into MSLFTGTVGYYRQYRPGIPEEVAAVLDQAAPKSSPRRLLDVGTGTGLVAEALLDRFDDIIAIDNDAEMLAAAESALRPALPDGTALAFVESTAEDFTPPTGWLADLVTICRAFHWLDQATVLSLLDDQVAPDGAVAIFGDNSFWAADSPWKQSVRAVVQEFLGEERRAGSSTFKHHNRPYSEIMEESPFNQVEEVRVPVQRTWTTEGILGYLYSTSFAAPHLFGDRLAEFETAVRAALAEHSSDDTFLEDNEFLIRIGRRSKT; encoded by the coding sequence ATGAGCTTGTTCACCGGCACCGTCGGCTACTACCGCCAGTACCGCCCGGGTATCCCGGAGGAGGTCGCCGCTGTCCTGGACCAGGCCGCACCGAAGAGCAGCCCTCGCCGGCTCCTGGACGTCGGCACCGGCACCGGCCTGGTTGCCGAGGCCCTGCTGGACCGGTTCGACGACATCATCGCGATCGACAACGACGCCGAGATGCTCGCGGCGGCGGAGTCGGCTCTCCGCCCCGCGCTGCCGGACGGGACCGCCCTGGCATTCGTCGAGTCCACGGCCGAGGACTTCACGCCTCCGACGGGCTGGCTCGCCGACCTCGTCACGATCTGCCGGGCCTTCCACTGGCTCGACCAGGCCACCGTCCTCTCACTCCTCGACGACCAGGTCGCGCCGGACGGCGCGGTCGCGATCTTCGGGGACAACAGCTTCTGGGCCGCGGACAGCCCCTGGAAGCAGTCCGTGCGTGCGGTCGTCCAGGAGTTCCTCGGAGAGGAGCGCCGGGCCGGCAGCAGCACCTTCAAGCACCACAACCGGCCCTACAGCGAAATCATGGAGGAATCCCCGTTCAACCAGGTCGAAGAGGTCCGGGTGCCGGTCCAGCGCACCTGGACCACCGAGGGCATCCTCGGCTATCTCTACTCGACCAGCTTCGCCGCACCCCACCTCTTCGGCGATCGACTCGCCGAGTTCGAGACCGCCGTCCGGGCCGCCCTCGCCGAGCACAGCAGCGACGACACGTTCCTCGAGGACAACGAGTTCCTCATCCGGATCGGCCGCCGGAGCAAGACGTGA
- a CDS encoding HAD family hydrolase yields MEPVRSLISLDIGGTLGNAQGPGLAAHLAAASPLGPKQARRIMRDVLHTAPEITDAVVDRVCRALSIEPSAFPRDLPVTPLVLFPGTVDALQELSREATVVTLSNVTCTEADPERLLKLLSPWVSGHFPSCRTGYAKPDRRAFWAVADSHQVSPSQIIHVGDDWECDIRGATDAGLRAVWVSHGRTVPDETSLVGHGVLVANDLADAVQHVRHLLARRLP; encoded by the coding sequence ATGGAGCCCGTCCGATCGCTGATCAGCCTCGACATCGGAGGCACGCTGGGGAACGCGCAGGGACCAGGTCTCGCCGCCCACCTGGCCGCCGCCTCGCCGCTCGGCCCGAAGCAAGCCCGACGCATCATGCGCGACGTCCTGCACACCGCGCCCGAGATCACCGATGCGGTGGTCGACCGGGTGTGCCGTGCCCTGAGCATCGAGCCCTCGGCCTTCCCCCGAGACCTTCCGGTGACGCCGCTCGTGCTGTTCCCGGGGACGGTCGATGCGCTGCAGGAACTCAGCCGGGAGGCGACCGTCGTGACCCTGTCGAACGTCACATGCACGGAGGCCGACCCCGAGCGACTCCTCAAGCTCCTGTCCCCTTGGGTCAGTGGCCACTTCCCCTCGTGCCGTACCGGCTACGCCAAGCCGGACCGCCGGGCCTTCTGGGCGGTCGCCGACTCGCACCAGGTGTCGCCCTCGCAGATCATCCACGTCGGCGACGACTGGGAGTGCGACATTCGAGGAGCCACGGACGCAGGACTGCGCGCCGTGTGGGTGTCCCACGGGCGTACGGTTCCTGACGAAACGTCACTCGTTGGACATGGCGTGCTGGTGGCCAACGATCTCGCTGATGCTGTGCAGCACGTACGTCATCTACTCGCACGGAGGCTTCCATGA
- a CDS encoding enolase C-terminal domain-like protein has product MDVTIDKVETMLVGAGAAAGDDTVFVTVHGGGQTGWYGPVSEPVGRAVDVLSHAAIGHLVTDHDGHRARLQVAAGGLVGSVAEWAVGAVDCALWDLHGRLADQPVADLLAPAASRTSVPAYASWLRLDLSGPPAPGALTQVADEGWAFTKWGLRRRPDSTTATEASHLLQSVDRAAEILGNGFAVDAVGTWSPELAAAFAKRFDNPALTWLEDPLPEHYLRIYHRLANAGLPVAVGERLRPDEDLPMLFDQVRPKALTIDVVGCGGLTRAVEIVAAARKVGIPVYPHGRSMVPGIHLAAAFPDAVPAVEYRRQWEPRRQTLYAEPWTPEHGHLPSPRTPGLGTQPRRPQ; this is encoded by the coding sequence ATGGACGTCACTATCGACAAGGTCGAAACTATGCTGGTCGGAGCAGGCGCCGCTGCCGGGGACGACACCGTCTTCGTCACCGTGCACGGCGGTGGTCAGACAGGTTGGTACGGCCCAGTCAGCGAGCCCGTCGGCCGCGCTGTCGACGTGCTGTCCCACGCTGCGATCGGTCACCTCGTGACCGACCACGACGGCCACCGAGCACGACTGCAGGTCGCGGCCGGCGGACTGGTCGGCAGCGTGGCCGAGTGGGCCGTCGGAGCAGTGGACTGTGCTCTGTGGGATCTCCACGGACGTCTGGCCGATCAGCCAGTGGCCGACCTGTTGGCCCCGGCAGCGAGCCGCACGTCCGTACCGGCGTACGCCTCGTGGCTCCGCCTTGATCTCAGCGGCCCTCCCGCGCCGGGTGCCCTGACCCAAGTCGCCGACGAGGGCTGGGCCTTCACCAAGTGGGGTCTCCGGCGACGACCGGATTCCACCACCGCCACCGAAGCGAGTCACCTTCTCCAGTCCGTGGACCGGGCAGCCGAGATCCTCGGCAACGGCTTCGCCGTCGACGCGGTCGGAACGTGGAGTCCCGAGCTCGCCGCTGCGTTCGCGAAGCGATTCGACAATCCGGCACTCACCTGGCTGGAAGACCCCTTGCCGGAGCACTACCTGCGGATCTACCACCGCCTTGCCAATGCCGGCCTGCCCGTGGCCGTAGGGGAGCGACTGCGGCCGGACGAGGACCTGCCCATGCTGTTCGACCAGGTGAGGCCGAAGGCGCTCACCATCGACGTCGTCGGGTGTGGCGGGCTCACCCGAGCTGTCGAGATCGTTGCGGCGGCTCGCAAGGTCGGCATCCCCGTCTACCCCCACGGCCGTTCGATGGTGCCGGGGATCCACCTGGCGGCGGCCTTCCCCGACGCCGTACCTGCCGTCGAGTACCGCCGTCAGTGGGAGCCCCGCCGCCAGACCCTCTACGCCGAACCCTGGACACCCGAGCACGGCCATCTCCCCTCGCCCCGAACCCCCGGCCTCGGCACCCAACCACGGAGACCCCAATGA
- a CDS encoding phosphoketolase family protein: MLSRADALWRAAVYVSVVLLHLDKNVLLAEPLRAHHIKRRPAGHWGTVPGTAWALAHTALATGEAAPDRTLVPVLGAGHAGVVQLAFAWLSGELASVRPQYSRDAAGLARLAHDFPEVDGLGSEVHPLLTAGTAPGGCLGGALAFGHGLALDAPDRVVLPIIGDGECETPTTAASWLAARALPASAVVPIVHVNGFRMGDRSLLGAMTDGEVAGYAAGLGWQSRVVHVSAASREEHESFRQALLESVGQAVDGVRAAVFLRCVKGWSGPERIGERPVLGTPGAHKTPLGLAHEDGRQRELLGKWLASYRPAELFDTDGRPTGELAGALETAGRRPAAPLSQPTAIQPVSRRARGGDDFGHAVSQVLRNHAVAGGFRLFSPDELASNRLGALQDEPWVSEVLAEEVLLGWLCGWLAGGRRGVLVSYEAFAPLLTSGVVGHLKHRRLTAGAPAPSLNLLLTSYGWHNVYTHGDPSLATALLATCDPVVRVLTPADPARAALVLDEALGSTGRVNVVVAGKHATTRQPDETIEQELARGLAVWPHLSDQGEPELTILVAGDLPAEATTAAVPVIRAQLGCRIRVVGVLDLTVLGDPQIWPRGLSAAETATYLGENAAVLVATLGHPAAVWGLLAGRLGRPVEVIGWREPPGPMPQAALAGELGLDPAGLLQAACKLTASRKVAC; this comes from the coding sequence GTGCTGAGCCGGGCTGATGCGCTCTGGAGGGCCGCCGTGTACGTGTCGGTGGTGCTCCTGCACCTCGATAAGAACGTTCTCCTGGCGGAGCCCTTGCGAGCCCACCACATCAAGCGCCGGCCGGCGGGCCACTGGGGAACGGTGCCAGGGACTGCGTGGGCCCTTGCCCACACGGCGCTCGCAACGGGGGAGGCGGCTCCTGACCGGACGCTCGTCCCCGTGCTTGGCGCCGGCCATGCGGGTGTGGTGCAGCTGGCCTTCGCGTGGTTGTCGGGAGAGCTCGCCTCTGTACGTCCGCAGTACTCCCGGGACGCTGCGGGCCTGGCGCGTCTGGCCCACGACTTTCCGGAGGTGGACGGCCTGGGGTCAGAGGTTCATCCCCTGCTCACAGCGGGGACGGCTCCCGGGGGCTGTCTCGGTGGCGCCTTGGCGTTCGGCCACGGGCTCGCACTGGACGCGCCTGACCGCGTCGTTCTCCCGATCATCGGGGACGGCGAGTGCGAAACGCCCACCACGGCGGCCTCCTGGCTCGCGGCACGGGCGTTGCCCGCGAGTGCGGTGGTCCCGATCGTCCACGTCAACGGCTTCCGCATGGGCGACCGGTCCCTGCTGGGAGCGATGACGGACGGGGAAGTCGCCGGATACGCGGCCGGGCTGGGCTGGCAGAGCCGCGTGGTGCACGTGTCCGCTGCCTCCCGCGAAGAGCATGAGTCCTTCCGGCAGGCTCTCCTGGAGTCCGTGGGGCAGGCCGTGGACGGTGTGCGCGCCGCCGTCTTCCTGCGGTGCGTGAAGGGCTGGAGCGGGCCAGAGCGGATTGGTGAACGGCCCGTACTCGGCACACCTGGCGCCCACAAGACACCGCTCGGCCTGGCACACGAAGACGGCCGCCAGCGAGAGCTCCTGGGGAAGTGGCTCGCCTCGTACCGGCCGGCAGAGTTGTTCGACACCGACGGGCGCCCGACCGGAGAGCTGGCCGGCGCACTCGAAACGGCAGGGCGGCGCCCGGCAGCCCCGCTCTCTCAGCCGACCGCGATCCAGCCCGTATCCCGTCGGGCCCGGGGTGGCGACGACTTCGGGCACGCCGTGAGCCAAGTTCTTCGCAACCACGCCGTCGCAGGGGGTTTCCGCCTCTTCAGCCCTGACGAGCTCGCCTCGAACCGCCTCGGTGCGCTTCAGGATGAGCCGTGGGTGTCCGAGGTCCTGGCGGAGGAGGTCCTGCTGGGATGGCTGTGCGGCTGGCTCGCCGGTGGCCGACGCGGTGTCCTGGTGTCCTACGAGGCTTTCGCGCCGCTCCTGACCTCCGGAGTCGTCGGCCACCTCAAGCACCGCCGGCTCACCGCCGGAGCCCCCGCACCGAGTCTCAACCTGCTGCTGACCTCGTACGGGTGGCACAACGTCTACACGCACGGCGATCCTTCCCTGGCGACTGCTCTGCTGGCCACATGCGATCCGGTCGTGCGGGTGCTGACCCCGGCGGACCCTGCGAGGGCGGCCCTCGTTCTGGACGAGGCGCTGGGGTCGACCGGCCGCGTCAACGTGGTGGTCGCCGGCAAGCATGCGACGACACGGCAGCCGGACGAGACCATCGAGCAGGAACTGGCACGGGGCTTGGCGGTCTGGCCCCACCTGAGCGATCAAGGCGAGCCCGAGCTCACCATCCTGGTTGCAGGCGATCTTCCTGCGGAGGCCACCACAGCGGCGGTTCCCGTGATCCGAGCCCAGTTGGGCTGCCGGATCCGCGTCGTGGGCGTACTGGACCTGACGGTCCTCGGAGATCCGCAGATCTGGCCAAGGGGTCTGTCGGCGGCCGAGACAGCGACGTACCTCGGCGAGAACGCTGCGGTCCTCGTGGCCACGCTGGGCCATCCGGCTGCCGTCTGGGGACTGCTCGCCGGACGGCTCGGCCGTCCCGTCGAAGTCATCGGCTGGCGCGAGCCCCCTGGGCCGATGCCCCAGGCAGCGCTCGCTGGTGAACTCGGCCTCGACCCGGCTGGTCTGCTCCAGGCCGCCTGCAAGCTGACCGCCTCGCGGAAGGTGGCGTGCTGA
- a CDS encoding ATP-binding protein — protein MAMERRGRQAAAPAPEETVTLHPDSERPHTRQALGSLVLGDSSVPTRSTQTEEVRCVSVQMRFVLSARSVPLIRTSVRRIADAWGFDALLIDDAELIASELSANVVLHSDAAGCTCFDVRLVPCPCGLRIEVSDGSPQLPSVEHSKSTSEHGRGLFLVEAVCRRWGVEEGGSGKVVWAEVGADAA, from the coding sequence ATGGCGATGGAACGTCGCGGCCGACAGGCCGCTGCACCCGCCCCGGAGGAGACGGTCACCCTCCACCCGGACTCTGAGCGTCCTCACACCCGTCAGGCACTGGGCAGCCTCGTCCTGGGCGACAGCAGCGTGCCCACGCGAAGCACACAGACCGAAGAAGTCCGGTGCGTCTCGGTGCAGATGAGGTTCGTCCTGTCCGCCCGTTCCGTGCCCTTGATCCGGACCTCGGTGAGGCGGATCGCTGACGCCTGGGGATTCGACGCCTTGCTGATCGACGATGCCGAGCTGATTGCTTCCGAACTCTCGGCCAACGTCGTGTTGCACAGTGACGCGGCGGGCTGCACTTGCTTCGATGTCCGCCTCGTTCCTTGCCCCTGCGGGCTGAGGATCGAGGTCTCGGACGGAAGCCCGCAGTTGCCCAGCGTCGAACACTCCAAGTCGACCTCGGAGCACGGCCGTGGGCTCTTCCTGGTCGAGGCGGTGTGCCGGCGCTGGGGCGTCGAGGAGGGTGGCAGCGGCAAGGTCGTCTGGGCCGAAGTCGGAGCTGATGCAGCGTGA
- a CDS encoding helix-turn-helix domain-containing protein → MRGMTETLTIGERVAWYRRRRGIPQEVLAGLVGRTADWLSKVENGRIELDRLSVIKALAAALDVQLGDLLVEPSLIDWSTDGRGGAVPKLREALTDYKHMSPLLASESTDPPPDLEILRAEVGSAWSAYQDARYARATRLIPEILSDAQRAVRAYDGEEQLKAKALLAMAYQGAAMVLTKIGEADLAWMAADRGLAAAQESGDLVVTGSLFRSVSHCLLSSGRLTAARDLVADSAGYLESGLADASPTYLSIYGTLFLVGAVTAARLDDRATVSAFLAEADQAAQRLGHDANHMWTAFGPTNVAIHRISTAMELGDVQVAADQGPRVDSSTLPLERRVRHTLEVARAYSAQNRMDEALALVLDAEELAPEQVRYHFIPRHLVTTWVRQQRGKPSHQLAGVAQRLRIVG, encoded by the coding sequence ATGCGAGGGATGACCGAGACGCTGACCATCGGGGAGCGCGTCGCCTGGTACCGCCGCCGACGAGGCATACCGCAGGAGGTATTGGCCGGCCTCGTCGGGCGGACCGCCGACTGGCTGAGCAAGGTCGAGAACGGCCGCATCGAACTCGACCGGCTCTCGGTAATCAAGGCGCTGGCCGCTGCGCTCGACGTCCAACTGGGCGACCTGCTGGTCGAACCGTCCCTCATCGACTGGAGTACCGACGGCCGGGGCGGCGCAGTGCCGAAACTGCGCGAAGCACTCACGGACTACAAGCACATGTCGCCGTTACTGGCGTCCGAGTCCACGGATCCGCCACCCGACTTGGAGATCCTGCGAGCGGAGGTCGGATCCGCATGGTCGGCCTACCAGGACGCCCGGTACGCCAGAGCCACTCGTCTCATCCCGGAGATCCTCTCCGACGCCCAGCGTGCTGTCCGTGCCTACGACGGCGAGGAGCAGCTGAAGGCCAAGGCCCTGCTCGCGATGGCCTACCAGGGCGCGGCCATGGTGCTGACGAAGATAGGGGAAGCCGATCTCGCCTGGATGGCCGCCGACCGCGGTCTTGCTGCCGCGCAGGAGTCGGGCGACCTCGTCGTCACCGGTTCCCTGTTCCGATCGGTCTCCCACTGCCTCCTTTCCAGCGGCCGCCTCACCGCAGCGCGGGACTTGGTGGCGGACTCGGCGGGCTATCTGGAGAGCGGCCTCGCCGACGCCTCGCCGACCTACCTGTCGATCTACGGGACGCTCTTCCTCGTCGGCGCGGTGACCGCCGCCCGGCTCGACGACCGGGCCACGGTGAGCGCGTTCCTCGCCGAGGCGGACCAGGCCGCACAGCGCCTCGGCCACGACGCCAACCACATGTGGACGGCCTTCGGGCCGACCAACGTCGCCATCCACCGCATCTCGACGGCCATGGAACTGGGCGATGTCCAGGTCGCCGCGGACCAGGGGCCGCGCGTGGACTCCTCCACCCTGCCGCTCGAGCGGCGTGTCCGGCACACCCTCGAAGTGGCCCGCGCCTACAGCGCGCAGAACCGGATGGACGAGGCACTCGCCCTGGTACTGGACGCCGAGGAACTGGCCCCGGAACAAGTCCGCTACCACTTCATCCCACGGCACTTGGTGACCACCTGGGTCCGGCAGCAGCGCGGCAAGCCGAGCCACCAGCTTGCGGGCGTGGCCCAGCGGCTGCGCATCGTGGGGTAG
- a CDS encoding NUDIX domain-containing protein: MSDSDAPEAVAQPRTAAGVLFFDEADRVLLVKPTYKPGWEIPGGYLHPGETPSEGAAREVKEELGITPPIGRLLVADWAPHPTEGDKLLFVFDGGILPAEERAQINLDGVEIGEYAFHTADQIDELLIPRLARRVHAGLDARSRSATSYLEHGTPRL, translated from the coding sequence ATGAGCGACTCCGACGCACCCGAGGCCGTTGCCCAGCCGCGCACCGCCGCCGGCGTGCTGTTCTTCGACGAAGCTGACCGCGTGCTCCTGGTGAAGCCCACATACAAGCCGGGCTGGGAGATCCCGGGCGGCTACCTCCACCCCGGCGAGACCCCGAGCGAGGGCGCGGCCCGAGAGGTCAAGGAGGAGCTCGGCATCACCCCGCCCATCGGCCGCCTCCTCGTCGCGGACTGGGCACCCCACCCGACCGAGGGCGACAAGCTGCTCTTCGTCTTCGACGGGGGCATCCTCCCCGCAGAAGAGCGAGCTCAGATCAACCTGGACGGGGTGGAGATCGGCGAGTACGCCTTCCACACCGCCGACCAGATCGACGAGCTCCTCATCCCTCGTCTGGCCCGGCGGGTCCACGCCGGCCTTGACGCCCGATCTCGCTCGGCGACCTCCTACCTGGAGCACGGAACGCCTCGCCTCTGA